A genomic segment from Klebsiella africana encodes:
- the mpl gene encoding UDP-N-acetylmuramate:L-alanyl-gamma-D-glutamyl-meso-diaminopimelate ligase yields MRIHILGICGTFMGGLAMLARSLGHEVTGSDANVYPPMSTLLENQGIDLIQGYDPSQLEPRPDLVIIGNAMTRGNPCVEAVLENNIAYMSGPQWLHDFVLRDRWVLAVAGTHGKTTTAGMATWILEACGYKPGFVIGGVPGNFDVSARLGDSPFFVIEADEYDCAFFDKRSKFVHYCPRTLILNNLEFDHADIFDDLKAIQKQFHHLVRIVPGKGKIILPENDINLKQVMAMGCWSEQELVGEQGHWQAKKLNADASQWEVLLDGEKVGEVKWALVGEHNMHNGLMAIAAARHVGVLPADAANALGSFINARRRLELRGEANGVTVYDDFAHHPTAILATLQALRGKVGGTARILAVLEPRSNTMKMGVCKDDLAPSLGRADEVFLLQPQHIPWQVAEVAEACVQPAHWSADVDTLAEMVVKTAHPGDHILVMSNGGFGGIHQKLLDKLAQKAAAAE; encoded by the coding sequence ATGCGCATTCATATTTTAGGAATCTGTGGCACGTTTATGGGGGGCCTGGCCATGCTGGCGCGCTCCCTCGGTCATGAGGTAACGGGGTCGGATGCTAACGTCTATCCGCCGATGAGCACCCTGCTGGAAAACCAGGGGATTGATTTAATTCAGGGTTATGACCCCAGCCAGCTGGAGCCCCGGCCGGATCTGGTGATCATCGGTAACGCCATGACCCGCGGCAACCCGTGCGTTGAAGCGGTGCTGGAAAACAATATTGCGTATATGTCCGGCCCGCAGTGGCTGCACGACTTCGTGCTGCGCGATCGCTGGGTGCTGGCCGTCGCCGGGACCCACGGCAAAACCACCACCGCCGGGATGGCGACCTGGATCCTTGAAGCCTGCGGCTATAAACCGGGGTTCGTGATTGGCGGCGTTCCGGGCAATTTCGACGTCTCCGCGCGCCTGGGCGACAGCCCGTTCTTCGTCATTGAAGCAGATGAATACGACTGCGCCTTCTTCGACAAGCGCTCCAAGTTTGTTCACTACTGTCCGCGGACGCTGATCCTCAACAACCTTGAGTTCGACCACGCGGACATCTTTGATGACCTGAAGGCGATTCAGAAACAGTTCCACCATCTGGTGCGCATCGTGCCGGGCAAAGGCAAAATTATCCTGCCGGAGAACGACATCAACCTGAAGCAGGTGATGGCGATGGGCTGCTGGAGCGAGCAGGAGCTGGTGGGCGAACAGGGCCACTGGCAGGCGAAGAAACTGAACGCCGACGCCTCGCAATGGGAAGTGCTGCTCGACGGCGAAAAGGTCGGCGAAGTGAAGTGGGCGCTGGTCGGCGAGCATAATATGCATAACGGTCTGATGGCGATTGCCGCGGCGCGTCACGTCGGCGTGCTGCCGGCGGATGCTGCGAACGCGCTGGGCAGCTTTATCAACGCCCGCCGTCGCCTGGAGCTGCGCGGCGAAGCCAACGGCGTCACCGTGTATGACGATTTCGCCCATCACCCGACGGCAATCCTCGCCACGCTGCAGGCGCTGCGCGGTAAAGTAGGCGGTACCGCGCGCATTCTCGCCGTGCTGGAGCCGCGCTCTAACACCATGAAAATGGGCGTCTGCAAAGACGATCTGGCGCCGTCTCTCGGCCGCGCCGATGAAGTGTTCCTCCTGCAGCCGCAGCATATTCCGTGGCAGGTGGCGGAAGTGGCGGAAGCCTGCGTCCAGCCGGCCCACTGGAGCGCCGACGTCGATACCCTGGCGGAGATGGTGGTCAAAACCGCCCACCCGGGCGACCATATCCTGGTGATGAGCAACGGCGGCTTCGGCGGCATTCATCAGAAGCTGCTGGATAAGCTGGCGCAAAAAGCGGCCGCAGCTGAATAA
- the fbp gene encoding class 1 fructose-bisphosphatase: MKTLGEFIVEKQHEFSHATGELTALLSAIKLGAKIIHRDINKAGLVDILGASGAENVQGEVQQKLDLFANEKLKAALRARDIVAGIASEEEDEIVVFEGCEHAKYVVLMDPLDGSSNIDVNVSVGTIFSIYRRVTPVGTPVTEEDFLQPGNKQVAAGYVVYGSSTMLVYTTGCGVHAFTYDPSLGVFCLCQERMRFPEKGNTYSINEGNYIKFPQGVKKYIKYCQEEDKATQRPYTSRYIGSLVADFHRNLLKGGIYLYPSTASHPEGKLRLLYECNPMAFLAEQAGGKASDGKERILDIIPESLHQRRSFFVGNNHMVEDVENFIKAFPDA, from the coding sequence ATGAAAACGTTAGGTGAGTTTATTGTTGAAAAGCAGCACGAGTTCTCCCACGCCACCGGTGAGCTGACTGCTTTGTTGTCAGCAATAAAATTGGGCGCCAAGATCATCCACCGCGATATCAACAAGGCCGGTCTGGTCGATATCCTGGGTGCCAGCGGTGCTGAAAACGTTCAGGGCGAGGTTCAGCAAAAACTCGATCTGTTCGCTAATGAGAAATTAAAAGCCGCACTGCGAGCACGCGATATTGTTGCCGGGATCGCCTCCGAAGAAGAAGATGAAATTGTTGTCTTCGAAGGGTGTGAACACGCCAAATACGTGGTGCTGATGGACCCTCTGGATGGCTCCTCTAACATCGACGTTAACGTCTCTGTCGGCACGATCTTCTCCATCTACCGCCGCGTCACGCCTGTCGGCACGCCGGTGACTGAAGAAGATTTTCTGCAGCCGGGCAACAAGCAGGTGGCCGCGGGCTATGTGGTCTATGGATCGTCGACGATGCTGGTGTATACCACCGGCTGCGGCGTCCACGCCTTCACCTACGACCCGTCCCTCGGCGTCTTCTGTTTGTGCCAGGAGCGCATGCGCTTCCCGGAGAAGGGCAATACCTACTCCATCAACGAAGGCAACTACATCAAATTCCCGCAGGGCGTGAAGAAGTACATTAAGTACTGTCAGGAAGAGGACAAAGCGACTCAGCGTCCTTATACCTCACGCTATATCGGCTCGCTGGTGGCAGACTTCCACCGCAACCTGCTGAAGGGCGGCATCTATCTCTATCCGAGCACTGCCAGCCACCCGGAAGGCAAGCTGCGCCTGCTGTATGAATGCAACCCGATGGCCTTCCTCGCCGAACAGGCGGGCGGTAAGGCCAGCGACGGTAAAGAGCGTATTCTGGATATTATCCCGGAAAGCTTGCACCAGCGTCGCTCGTTCTTCGTCGGCAACAACCACATGGTGGAAGACGTCGAGAACTTTATTAAAGCGTTCCCGGACGCCTAA
- the yjfF gene encoding galactofuranose ABC transporter, permease protein YjfF, protein MIKRNLPLMITLAVFVLGYLYCLTQFPGFASTRVICNILTDNAFLGIIAVGMTFVILSGGIDLSVGSVIAFTGVFLAKAIGFWGISPLVAFPLVLVMGCAFGAFMGLLIDALKIPAFIITLAGMFFLRGVSYLVSEESIPINHPVYDTLSGLAWTIPGGGRLSAMGLLMLLVVVAGIFVAHRTRFGNQVYAIGGNATSANLMGISTRSATIRIYMLSTGLATLAGIVFSIYTQAGYALAGVGVELDAIASVVIGGTLLSGGVGTVLGTLFGVAIQGLIQTYINFDGTLSSWWTKIAIGILLFIFIALQRGLTVLWENRQNAAVTRVSGAGNH, encoded by the coding sequence ATGATAAAACGTAATTTACCGTTGATGATCACCCTGGCGGTGTTTGTGCTGGGCTACCTCTACTGCCTGACCCAGTTCCCCGGCTTTGCCTCAACGCGGGTGATCTGCAATATCCTGACGGATAACGCCTTCCTCGGGATCATCGCCGTGGGCATGACCTTCGTGATCCTCTCCGGCGGGATCGATCTGTCGGTGGGGTCGGTGATCGCCTTTACCGGCGTCTTCCTCGCCAAAGCGATTGGCTTTTGGGGAATATCACCGCTGGTGGCGTTTCCGCTGGTGCTGGTGATGGGCTGCGCCTTCGGTGCATTTATGGGGTTGCTGATTGACGCGCTAAAGATCCCGGCCTTTATCATCACCCTCGCCGGCATGTTCTTCCTGCGCGGGGTCAGCTATCTGGTGTCGGAGGAGTCGATTCCGATTAACCATCCGGTCTACGACACCTTGTCCGGGCTGGCATGGACCATTCCCGGCGGCGGTCGTCTCAGCGCCATGGGACTGTTGATGCTACTGGTGGTAGTGGCCGGTATTTTTGTCGCCCATCGCACCCGCTTTGGCAACCAGGTATATGCCATCGGCGGCAACGCGACGTCGGCGAATTTAATGGGGATTTCCACCCGTAGCGCCACGATCCGTATCTATATGCTTTCCACCGGGCTGGCGACGCTGGCCGGGATCGTCTTTTCTATTTATACCCAGGCGGGCTATGCGCTGGCGGGCGTCGGCGTCGAGCTGGACGCGATTGCCTCGGTGGTGATCGGCGGTACGCTGCTCAGCGGTGGCGTCGGTACCGTGCTGGGAACGCTGTTCGGGGTGGCGATCCAGGGGCTGATTCAGACTTACATCAACTTCGATGGTACCCTCAGCTCATGGTGGACGAAAATCGCCATCGGCATTTTGCTGTTTATCTTTATCGCGCTGCAGCGTGGGCTGACGGTGCTGTGGGAAAATCGGCAGAATGCGGCGGTGACGCGGGTGAGCGGAGCGGGGAATCATTGA